The Pseudomonas sp. SCB32 DNA window TGACCATCAAGGCGCTGACCAACATGTACCTGTTGCTGCACCTGATGGACCGCGAGCAGGCCGGCCGCGTACGCCTGCCCTACTACCTCGACGAGGCGGCGGACATCGACGAACGCAACCAGTCGGCGCTGCTGGAGACCAGCCTGCAGCTGGGCTTCGTGCCGATCCTGGCGAGCGTGAAGCCGCAGGTCTCGGCCCAGGTGGCCATCGACCTGGAAGGCGGCAGCGGCCCCAACGGCATCTACATCGACGAGGCGGACTGGAAGTTCATTCGGCGCAGGGATACCGAGACGGCCGCGCACAACGACGTGGAGGCCAGCGCCGAGCCGGCGTGATGCCCCTCCAACGTTAGAGAAAGCCCCGCATTGCGGGGCTTTTTTCTTGTTTGCTCTTCGTAGGAGCGAGCTTGCTCGCGAACGGATTTGTGCTGGGCTTCAGTGTTATGCGGTTCGCGAGCAAGCTCGCTCCTACAGGCGGCTCGTCTCGGAGTTCTGCAATAAAAAAGGGCCGCAATCGCGGCCCTTTTCCTGTTCGGCGAAAACTCAGTTCGCCTTCTCCAGCGGGATCTTCGGCGCCCAGTCCAGCCACTCCTCGTTGGACTCGTCGAACAGCGCAAAGGTCTGCCCTGGCTTGGCCGGTCCGCCCATGTCGGCATTGTTCGGCGTAGCGAAGGCAACACCGCCAGCAAGGATGGTCTCGAAGGACTCGGTACGGACCTTCACACCCTTGAACAGCCCGGCATCGACGCCCACCCCACTGGTGTTCCAGAAGCGGCTGCCGGTGCGCACCAGCGGTGCGTAGCGCGGCTCGATCAGGATGTGGATCAGCACCCGGTCAGCGGTCTCACCCAGTTCGAAGGAGGTCACCTTGCCCACCTGCACTTCGCGGAAGGTCACCGGCACGCCCACCTTCAGCGAGCCACGGCGCGGAGCACTGAGGGTCAGGCGCAAGCCTTCGCCCTCCAGCAGGCGATTCGGCTGGCTGGCCAGCAGGCTGAACGAAGTCTGTGCCTGGCCCGGCTTTTCGGCCGGCAACACTTCGATGTATTGGCCGCTGACGATGGTGCCCAGGTTGGACACACCGTTGAGTCCGACCTCCGGGCCAACCACCCAGAAACGCGTGCCCTGGCGTGCGATACGGTCCTCTGCGCGGGTCAGGCGCGCCTTCATCTGCACGCCGCGCAGGTCCTTGCTCAGGTCGACCTGTTCAACGCGCCCGACTTCCAGGCCCTTGTAGCGCAGCACGGTACCTTCCTTCAGGCCGTCTGCGGTATCGGCGCGCAGCTCGATCATCTGGCCCTTGGCGTGGGCCACCTCTTCGCTGTCGAACAGCGCGAAGCGACGCACCTTGGTCACAGGAGGCGCTTTCGCGTCCGGTGTGTCGAATGCGATGCCACCGGCAATCAGGGTTTGCAACGACTCGCTCTTGAGCTTGATGCCGTCAAGCCCGCCACTGACGGTGACCCCGCTGACGTTCCAGAAGCGTGTGGAGGTGTTTACCAGCTTGGCGTACTCAGGCTCGATATGTACGCCGATGACCAGCCGCGACGGATCACGGCGGGACAGCTGGTAGCTCTGCACGCTACCCACCTTCAGCTGCCGATAGAGAATCGGCGTGCCGACTTCCAGGGAGCCCAACTTGTCGGTCGTCAGCACCAGGTGCAATCCCGGCGAATCCAGGTTCAGTGGCGGAGCCTTGGGACGGATGGTGAAATCACGAGTCGACTCGCCAGTCTTGGAGAAGCGCACGCTGATGTAGTTACCCTTCACCAGCGCTTCGAGGCCGGTGATGCCCGCCAAGGAAATGCTTGGTTTGACCAGCCAGAACTCGGTGCCGCTATTGAGGAAGTCCTCGGTGCGCGGGTCCATCGACAACTGCGCGGTGGCTCCGTTGAAATCCTCGTCCATTTCGATGTTCTTCACGGTACCAACCTGCACACCGTTGTACATCACCGGGGTGTTGCCAGCGCTGAGCCCGCTGACATCGGAGACCTTCAGCCTGACACCGAGACCGGACTGGGCGGCATCGTAATCCTCATAGAGACGGAATGGCTTGGTCGAATCCGTCGGGGGACTGTCCGGATAGTTCTCCGGCGTGGAGAAGGCGATACCGCCGGCAGCGATGGAGGCCAGCGATTCGGTACGCAGCTTGAGGCCGCTCAGGTCCCCGGTCAGGGTGATGCCGCTGGCGTTCCAGAAACGCGAATGTTTGCGCACGAGGTTCGCATAGGCCGGCTCGATGTGAATCTTCACCTCGATGGTCTTCTGGTCTTCAGCCAGGTGATAGCTCTTCACCTGACCCACCTGAATCTGCCGGTAATAGATCGGACTGCCCTGCTCCAGCGACCCCAGGCGCTCAGCCTTGAGCGTCAGGTGCAAGCCGGGCAGGCTGTCGGAGAGGGGCGGTGGTTCCTTCAGCGCGGTGAACTCATGCTGCTGGTCACCCTTTATGGGGTCTATGGCGATGTAGTTACCCGATACCAGGGTTTCCAGACCGGTCACCCCGGCCAACGATACACGCGGCTTCACCAGCCAGAAGCGCGTACCCTTGCTCAGGTACTCGCCCGCTTCCTTGCGCATCTCGACGACGGCCGTGACGCCCAGGTCCGGCTTGTTCACATGGAGGTCGGTCACCTTGCCGACCCCGATGCCCTTGAAGACCACTTCGGTCTTGTTGATCTGGATCCCGTCGCCGCTTTCGAAGCGGATACTGATCATGATCCCCGCCTGATCGTAGGCCCTCCAGGCCAGCCAGGCACCGATCGCCAGAGCGATCAGCGGCAGGATCCAGATTGCCGACCAGTTGGAGGTCTTGCGCATCTTCGGGGTGGGAAGATCACTCATTGTCGTTTTCCGCGTCCGTGTTATCCCAGATCAACCGGGGATCGAAGGTCACTGCTGCCAGCATGGTCAGGACGACCACAGTGGCGAATGCGGCCGCACCGAGGTCTGCCTCGATAGTGGCCAGATTGCCGAAATTCACCAGGGCCACCAGGATCGCGATGACGAAGATGTCGAGCATCGACCAGCGCCCGATCCATTCGATGAACCGATACATCACGATCCTCTGCCTGGCCGACATGGGTTGTCGACGCTGTACCGAATACAGCAGCAGGGTGATACCGACCAGCTTGAAGGTCGGGACCAGGATACTGGCGACGAAGACCACCGCGGCAATGGGCACCATGTCCGCGTTGATCAGCTCGATCACCCCTTCCATGATGGTCGCGGGCATGCCATTGCCCAGGAAGTTGACCGTCATGATCGGCAGCAGGTTGGCGGGTATATAGAGCACGGCGGCAGTGATCAGCAGCGCCCAGGTCCGTGCCAGGCTGTTTGGCTTGCGCTCGTGCACCACCGAGCCACAGCGGCTGCAGAAAGTCTCATCGTCTTCGGCACGACGATTGAGCTGGTGGCACTCGCCACAGATCAGCACGCCGGCGTCAATGGCTCGCATCGTCGAACTCCCCGGACAACTCGCTCCAAACCTGGTGGTGGGACATCGTCACCTCCAACCAGACCTGGGTGAACAACAAGGCCACGAAGCAGGCCAGCCCCAGGCCGATATGCAGTTCAGCCATGCCGATCAGCTTCACGATCGACACCAGGATGCCCATGAAATAGACCTCGAGCATCCCCCATTCGCGCAGGTGCTGGTATCCACGCAACAACACCATGCCGTGTTCGCGCATCGTCTTGAAACGCAGCGTCAACAGCACGAACAGCTGGCAGAGCAACTTGGCCAGCGGAATGATCATGCTGCACAGGAACACCACGATGGCGACGCCTTTCATGCTCGACCCGTAAAGGCCCAGCACTCCGCTCCAGACCGTATCGGTACTGGTTTGCCCGAGGATGGTGATATGCATGATCGGCATGAAGTTGGCCGGTATGTAGAGCAGCAACGCTGTCAGCACCAGGGCCAGACCACGCCTCACCATGTGAGGGCGGTGTATCTCCAGTTCATAGCCGCATCGCGGACAGACCGACTTCTGCCCCAGCGGCACGGGCTCGCGCCGCATCAATAGATCGCACTCATGGCACGCGATCAACTGATCCAGCGGCAGGTGCTGTAGCGCATCACCTTGGATTTCGGACATGAAAGAACTCAAAGAAAGGATCACGCTATTGTAGACGAGGCCGAGCGCTCAACGTTGCGAAGCATAGGCATCGAGTCATTGCGATTTCTTGCAGATGAGACAGGAAGCGCCAACGCCCCGCGATGCATTCTGCCGATACTCGGTAACGCTCCTGCAAGGAATCTGGCGATCTGCCAGAACAGCGCGAGTGCCATCCTGCCCACGCACCAGTCCATTGGCTACAGAGCACCTCGACAGTAGCGCCATCTGCTCAGGGCATTGCACCCCGTAAGAGCGGGCCATGCCCGCAATCGCTGCCGTAGCACGGCGCACATTGGACTCCGGCG harbors:
- a CDS encoding PqiB family protein, with the translated sequence MSDLPTPKMRKTSNWSAIWILPLIALAIGAWLAWRAYDQAGIMISIRFESGDGIQINKTEVVFKGIGVGKVTDLHVNKPDLGVTAVVEMRKEAGEYLSKGTRFWLVKPRVSLAGVTGLETLVSGNYIAIDPIKGDQQHEFTALKEPPPLSDSLPGLHLTLKAERLGSLEQGSPIYYRQIQVGQVKSYHLAEDQKTIEVKIHIEPAYANLVRKHSRFWNASGITLTGDLSGLKLRTESLASIAAGGIAFSTPENYPDSPPTDSTKPFRLYEDYDAAQSGLGVRLKVSDVSGLSAGNTPVMYNGVQVGTVKNIEMDEDFNGATAQLSMDPRTEDFLNSGTEFWLVKPSISLAGITGLEALVKGNYISVRFSKTGESTRDFTIRPKAPPLNLDSPGLHLVLTTDKLGSLEVGTPILYRQLKVGSVQSYQLSRRDPSRLVIGVHIEPEYAKLVNTSTRFWNVSGVTVSGGLDGIKLKSESLQTLIAGGIAFDTPDAKAPPVTKVRRFALFDSEEVAHAKGQMIELRADTADGLKEGTVLRYKGLEVGRVEQVDLSKDLRGVQMKARLTRAEDRIARQGTRFWVVGPEVGLNGVSNLGTIVSGQYIEVLPAEKPGQAQTSFSLLASQPNRLLEGEGLRLTLSAPRRGSLKVGVPVTFREVQVGKVTSFELGETADRVLIHILIEPRYAPLVRTGSRFWNTSGVGVDAGLFKGVKVRTESFETILAGGVAFATPNNADMGGPAKPGQTFALFDESNEEWLDWAPKIPLEKAN
- a CDS encoding paraquat-inducible protein A, which encodes MRAIDAGVLICGECHQLNRRAEDDETFCSRCGSVVHERKPNSLARTWALLITAAVLYIPANLLPIMTVNFLGNGMPATIMEGVIELINADMVPIAAVVFVASILVPTFKLVGITLLLYSVQRRQPMSARQRIVMYRFIEWIGRWSMLDIFVIAILVALVNFGNLATIEADLGAAAFATVVVLTMLAAVTFDPRLIWDNTDAENDNE
- a CDS encoding paraquat-inducible protein A, which translates into the protein MSEIQGDALQHLPLDQLIACHECDLLMRREPVPLGQKSVCPRCGYELEIHRPHMVRRGLALVLTALLLYIPANFMPIMHITILGQTSTDTVWSGVLGLYGSSMKGVAIVVFLCSMIIPLAKLLCQLFVLLTLRFKTMREHGMVLLRGYQHLREWGMLEVYFMGILVSIVKLIGMAELHIGLGLACFVALLFTQVWLEVTMSHHQVWSELSGEFDDASH